From Pseudanabaena sp. PCC 6802, one genomic window encodes:
- the pstB gene encoding phosphate ABC transporter ATP-binding protein PstB yields the protein MQISQEIRAKAQVENFNFYYGDVHALKNINLNVAENAVTALIGPSGCGKTTLLRCFNRMHDLYAGNRYEGEILLESQNILNKHIDPIEVRMRIGMVFQKPNPFPKSIYENVAYGLRVRGQRRRRAIDDKVEMALRDAALWDEVKDRLKDSALNLSGGQQQRLCIARALATEPEILLFDEPTSALDPIATASIESLVSRLKEKVTILIVTHNMQQASRISDFTAFMYLGELVEFDTTQVIFENATKQQTQEYVSGKFG from the coding sequence ATGCAGATCTCCCAAGAAATAAGAGCTAAAGCGCAAGTCGAGAACTTCAACTTCTATTATGGTGACGTCCACGCCCTCAAAAATATCAACCTCAATGTAGCAGAGAATGCAGTGACAGCCTTGATCGGTCCGTCGGGGTGCGGTAAAACCACTCTGCTGCGATGCTTCAACCGCATGCACGATCTGTATGCTGGCAATCGCTATGAGGGAGAAATTCTATTAGAATCCCAAAATATTCTCAACAAGCACATCGATCCAATTGAGGTCAGAATGCGAATTGGGATGGTATTTCAGAAACCCAATCCTTTCCCAAAATCCATCTATGAGAATGTTGCCTATGGACTGCGAGTTAGGGGGCAGAGAAGGCGGAGAGCGATCGATGACAAAGTAGAAATGGCCCTGAGAGATGCGGCTCTGTGGGACGAAGTAAAAGATAGGCTGAAAGACTCAGCCCTAAATTTATCCGGCGGTCAACAGCAACGCCTCTGTATTGCCAGGGCATTAGCTACCGAGCCGGAGATATTACTGTTTGACGAACCAACCTCTGCACTAGACCCGATCGCTACTGCCAGTATTGAGTCATTAGTGAGCCGCCTGAAGGAAAAAGTCACCATCTTGATCGTCACTCATAACATGCAGCAAGCCTCTCGCATTTCTGACTTCACCGCATTTATGTATCTCGGAGAGCTAGTAGAATTTGATACTACACAAGTAATTTTCGAGAATGCTACCAAACAACAAACCCAGGAGTATGTATCGGGTAAGTTTGGCTGA
- the pstC gene encoding phosphate ABC transporter permease subunit PstC, with protein MAKSSVAGLALMPSQRKWKRVLIERGIEIILLLAALSSVLTTFGIMEILIVESYNFFLKVAELRNTTPISFFLGEFLNEREWSPLFEGGKFGILPLLTGTLVTTGVAIAFAIPIGTIISIYLSEFASSRTREIVKPILELLAGIPSVVFGYFALTAISPALQAILLAVQKYFMPDLGEFEYFLLPGFNMLSAGLAIGIAIIPLISSISEDAMRSVPLQMREGSYATGATRLQTALRVVLPASFSGVIAAYILGISRAIGETMIVAIAAGLQPNYTWNPLESAATVSAYIVQVSLGDIPHGSIEYDTIFIAGLSLVSMTLILNIIGYFLSKRFREVY; from the coding sequence ATGGCAAAATCTTCTGTGGCAGGGCTTGCCCTTATGCCTAGTCAGCGCAAATGGAAGCGCGTGCTAATTGAGCGAGGAATAGAGATTATTCTGTTATTGGCTGCTCTCTCATCGGTTCTGACAACATTTGGAATCATGGAGATTCTAATTGTAGAATCATATAATTTCTTCTTAAAAGTAGCAGAACTGCGTAATACAACACCAATTAGTTTTTTCCTAGGGGAGTTTTTAAACGAGCGTGAATGGTCCCCTCTGTTTGAAGGTGGCAAGTTTGGTATATTACCACTTCTAACTGGAACGCTTGTCACCACCGGCGTAGCGATCGCATTCGCCATTCCGATTGGCACAATTATTTCTATATATTTAAGTGAATTTGCCTCCAGCCGCACCCGCGAGATTGTCAAGCCAATTCTAGAATTACTAGCTGGTATTCCCTCTGTCGTATTTGGTTATTTTGCGCTAACTGCTATATCGCCTGCCTTACAAGCAATTCTGCTGGCGGTGCAGAAATATTTCATGCCCGATCTGGGAGAGTTTGAATACTTTCTGCTCCCAGGATTTAACATGCTCAGTGCGGGACTAGCGATCGGAATTGCGATTATTCCTTTGATAAGCTCGATTAGTGAAGATGCCATGCGATCCGTTCCTTTGCAAATGCGGGAAGGTTCCTACGCGACTGGCGCTACGCGCTTGCAAACAGCGCTAAGGGTGGTTTTGCCAGCGTCTTTCTCTGGTGTAATTGCAGCTTATATCCTCGGGATCTCGCGAGCGATTGGAGAGACGATGATTGTGGCGATCGCTGCCGGACTGCAACCAAACTATACGTGGAATCCTCTAGAATCGGCAGCAACGGTATCGGCTTATATCGTGCAGGTGAGTTTGGGAGATATCCCACATGGTTCCATAGAGTATGACACTATCTTTATCGCAGGATTATCTCTGGTGTCGATGACTCTTATACTCAATATCATTGGATATTTTTTGAGCAAGCGTTTTCGGGAGGTCTACTAG
- the pstA gene encoding phosphate ABC transporter permease PstA: MADWLITEGLEPDDSLDDTSTGDSSRNLRSLRTGIQRRKLWDYIFIIFGLLALLVILFVLLALITNLALTGTPRLNWKFLTSFADPVPEDAGILSAWVGSLLVMLVTVVATVPLGVASGIYLEEYARKNWLSALIEINISNLAGVPSIVYGLLALGVFVEQLKLGESVITAGMTLSLLILPVVIVTTREAIKAVPSSLREAAYAMGASKWQMIWDHLLPASAGGILTGIIVGLSRAIGETAPLITIGALTFIAFLPFSDEQPWYSFKWLFAPFTVMPIQMFNWVSRPEPEFQLNAAAAGIVLVGITLLMNGLAIYLRYYFRQRIKW, from the coding sequence ATGGCAGATTGGTTGATAACAGAGGGCTTGGAACCAGATGATTCGTTGGATGACACCTCAACAGGAGATTCTTCCAGAAACCTGCGATCGCTTCGGACTGGGATTCAACGTCGCAAGCTTTGGGATTATATATTTATTATCTTCGGGCTTTTGGCATTGCTAGTTATTTTATTCGTGCTGCTAGCACTAATTACTAACCTGGCTCTGACTGGTACGCCGCGCTTGAATTGGAAATTCCTTACCTCCTTTGCCGACCCAGTGCCGGAAGATGCTGGTATCCTGTCAGCGTGGGTAGGCAGCTTGCTGGTCATGTTAGTGACAGTTGTAGCAACTGTGCCCTTAGGTGTTGCCTCGGGCATCTATCTAGAAGAATATGCCCGCAAGAACTGGCTGTCAGCTTTAATTGAAATTAATATCTCAAATCTGGCTGGCGTGCCATCAATTGTTTATGGATTGCTGGCATTGGGTGTATTTGTCGAGCAACTTAAACTGGGGGAAAGCGTAATCACGGCGGGCATGACTCTCTCGCTGTTGATTCTGCCCGTGGTCATCGTGACTACGCGCGAGGCGATTAAAGCGGTGCCGAGCAGCCTGCGCGAGGCAGCCTATGCTATGGGTGCCAGCAAATGGCAAATGATTTGGGATCATCTACTACCAGCGTCGGCAGGAGGTATCCTGACCGGAATTATTGTGGGATTGTCGCGAGCGATCGGCGAAACCGCACCGCTAATTACAATCGGAGCGCTCACATTTATTGCTTTTTTGCCATTTTCTGACGAACAACCCTGGTACTCGTTTAAATGGCTATTTGCACCCTTTACAGTGATGCCAATTCAAATGTTTAATTGGGTATCGCGTCCCGAACCGGAATTCCAGCTTAACGCCGCCGCCGCTGGGATAGTTCTGGTTGGAATTACTCTCTTGATGAATGGATTAGCTATCTATTTACGCTATTATTTCCGCCAGCGCATCAAGTGGTAA
- a CDS encoding PstS family phosphate ABC transporter substrate-binding protein, translated as MNASAIIQRTLFRGASTLLVGAAAVTLPLIPSALAQQKTIKVDGSSTVYPIAEVAASGFQKANSSIKVTVGISGTGGGFKKFCAGELDISNASRPILKKEMDACKNKGIKYIELPIAFDGIAVVVHPQNNWAKDLTVAELKKIWEPGSKVKNWSQVRKGFPNVPIKLFGPGPDSGTFDYFTEAVNGKAKASRTDYTPSEDDNVLVQGVAGDRGSLGYFGKSYLEANKSRIKPVAIVSPSGSAVLPSDQTVQNGTYQPLSRPLFIYIRVDAAKRPEVKQFVSYFINNGAAITKKAKYTALPGASYPKILANFNKGKAGTVFNGQNDIGATIAEVLDREGVD; from the coding sequence ATGAATGCAAGCGCTATTATTCAAAGGACACTGTTTAGGGGTGCGTCAACCCTTCTCGTAGGTGCCGCAGCAGTTACGCTTCCTTTGATTCCTTCGGCACTAGCTCAGCAAAAAACCATCAAAGTAGATGGGTCAAGTACTGTCTATCCAATTGCTGAAGTTGCTGCTAGCGGTTTCCAGAAGGCTAATTCTAGTATCAAAGTTACAGTTGGTATTTCTGGTACTGGCGGCGGATTCAAAAAGTTTTGCGCTGGCGAACTAGACATTTCCAATGCTTCTCGCCCCATCCTGAAAAAGGAAATGGATGCTTGTAAGAATAAAGGCATTAAGTACATCGAGCTACCTATTGCTTTTGATGGTATTGCTGTAGTTGTTCACCCCCAAAACAACTGGGCTAAAGATTTGACAGTGGCTGAGCTAAAGAAAATTTGGGAGCCTGGGTCGAAGGTAAAAAACTGGAGCCAGGTTCGTAAAGGATTCCCAAATGTGCCAATTAAACTATTTGGCCCAGGCCCTGACTCAGGTACATTTGACTACTTCACAGAAGCTGTGAATGGCAAGGCAAAAGCTAGCCGTACTGATTACACGCCAAGTGAAGATGACAACGTCCTGGTACAGGGTGTTGCTGGAGATCGCGGCAGTCTGGGCTACTTCGGTAAGTCATACTTGGAAGCGAATAAGAGCCGCATTAAACCAGTAGCGATCGTTTCCCCTTCTGGCTCAGCCGTACTTCCTAGCGACCAAACCGTCCAAAATGGCACCTATCAGCCGCTTTCTAGACCGCTGTTCATCTACATTAGGGTTGACGCTGCTAAACGTCCAGAAGTAAAGCAGTTTGTGAGCTACTTCATCAATAACGGTGCAGCTATTACCAAAAAGGCAAAGTATACGGCTCTCCCTGGTGCCTCTTATCCAAAGATTTTGGCAAACTTCAACAAGGGTAAAGCTGGTACCGTCTTCAACGGTCAAAACGATATCGGTGCAACCATTGCTGAAGTTCTAGATCGTGAAGGTGTAGATTGA